One stretch of Priestia megaterium DNA includes these proteins:
- a CDS encoding phosphate propanoyltransferase: MNKQAIQSIVAEVVQQLSQTTKQSNTVPMAVSARHCHLSIEDVEALFGAGYELTKKSDLSQPGQFAANETVTIVGPKGSIEKVRVLGPARSITQVEVSKTDSIKLGSVPPLRESGDIKNSEAITLVGPKGSIYKKEGLIIARAHIHMTPGDAEAYGVKNGQCVRITSQGERPTTLERVLIRVSPKFKLEMHIDTDEANAGLISTGATGVLSLYEEAL, from the coding sequence ATGAATAAGCAGGCCATTCAATCGATTGTAGCAGAGGTTGTTCAGCAGTTAAGTCAAACAACCAAGCAAAGCAATACAGTCCCAATGGCTGTATCTGCTAGACACTGTCACTTAAGTATAGAAGATGTAGAAGCTCTTTTTGGAGCAGGGTATGAGCTAACAAAAAAATCAGACCTGTCTCAGCCTGGGCAATTTGCAGCTAATGAAACAGTTACTATTGTGGGGCCTAAAGGAAGCATCGAAAAGGTTCGAGTCCTTGGCCCAGCAAGGAGTATAACTCAAGTGGAGGTCAGTAAAACAGATTCAATTAAACTTGGTTCTGTTCCTCCACTACGTGAGTCTGGAGATATAAAGAATTCAGAAGCGATTACATTAGTTGGACCAAAGGGGAGCATTTACAAGAAAGAAGGGTTAATCATTGCACGAGCTCATATTCATATGACGCCAGGTGATGCTGAAGCTTATGGTGTAAAAAATGGTCAGTGTGTTCGCATTACTTCTCAAGGAGAAAGACCTACTACGCTCGAACGTGTATTAATTCGAGTTTCACCAAAGTTTAAGCTTGAAATGCATATTGATACAGATGAAGCGAATGCTGGGCTAATTTCTACTGGAGCTACAGGGGTTCTTTCTCTATACGAGGAAGCTTTATGA
- a CDS encoding BMC domain-containing protein has product MAKALGMIETRGLIGSIVAADAMLKSADVRLVKQEKVDAALVTVLVEGDVSAVQAAVDMGKEEAARVGELVSAHVIPHPDEEVGNSLLKDETKESQSKAALKENKTAKKSSAAKTKSSIQYKAKADSATVEEDQKVE; this is encoded by the coding sequence ATGGCTAAAGCTCTTGGCATGATTGAAACAAGAGGCTTAATAGGTTCGATCGTCGCAGCGGATGCGATGCTAAAATCAGCTGATGTCCGCTTAGTGAAGCAAGAAAAAGTGGATGCAGCTCTTGTAACAGTGTTAGTTGAAGGTGATGTTAGTGCAGTACAGGCAGCTGTAGATATGGGAAAAGAAGAAGCGGCTCGTGTTGGAGAATTAGTGTCAGCACACGTAATTCCCCATCCCGACGAAGAAGTTGGAAATAGCCTATTAAAAGATGAGACTAAAGAATCGCAGTCAAAAGCAGCACTTAAAGAAAATAAAACGGCTAAAAAATCATCGGCTGCTAAGACAAAATCCAGTATTCAATATAAAGCAAAAGCAGATTCTGCTACTGTAGAAGAAGATCAAAAAGTAGAATAA
- a CDS encoding ethanolamine ammonia-lyase subunit EutB: MKLHTHYLGAVYQFSDLKDLFAKANEEKSGDRLAGLAAENVQERIAAKEVLSELTLADIRENPMISPEEDEVSQIIESQVNEPIYQAMKNWSIAELREYILSDETTSEDLKRISRGLNSEIIAAVAKLMSNLDLVHAANKIEILTKCNITIGQKGVLASRLQPNHPTDNVEGMIASLKEGLSYGIGDAVIGINPVDDSVESVKRLLHATKNFMNDWEIPTQNCVLAHVTTQMKAIEQGAPADMIFQSIAGTEAANRSFGISAALLEEANQLAKSHGTGTGPQCLYFETGQGSELSAEAHFGMDQLTLESRNYGFARHYDPYIVNTVVGFIGPEYLYNNKQVIRAGLEDHFMAKMHGIPMGVDICYTNHIKADQNDIEDLGVLLTAAGVNFIIATPMGDDCMLNYQSMSYHDVATLRQTLGKQPSPLFAEWLEKMGIFEQGKLSKYAGDPSIFTR; encoded by the coding sequence TTGAAGTTACATACACATTATTTAGGTGCTGTCTATCAATTTTCTGATTTAAAAGATTTGTTTGCTAAGGCAAATGAAGAAAAGTCTGGTGACCGTCTGGCGGGTCTAGCTGCAGAAAACGTTCAAGAAAGGATTGCTGCAAAGGAAGTGCTTAGTGAATTAACACTTGCTGATATTCGCGAAAACCCAATGATCTCACCTGAAGAAGACGAAGTATCTCAAATTATTGAGAGTCAAGTAAATGAACCTATCTATCAAGCAATGAAAAATTGGTCCATAGCAGAGCTTAGAGAGTATATCTTAAGTGATGAAACAACGAGTGAGGATTTAAAGAGGATTAGTCGAGGGTTAAATAGTGAAATTATTGCTGCAGTAGCAAAATTAATGTCAAACCTCGATTTAGTTCACGCCGCAAATAAGATTGAAATTTTAACAAAATGCAATATTACGATTGGCCAAAAAGGAGTCTTAGCTTCTAGACTGCAGCCTAACCATCCTACAGACAATGTAGAAGGCATGATTGCTTCGTTAAAAGAAGGCCTGTCTTACGGAATTGGAGACGCCGTTATTGGTATTAACCCTGTAGATGATTCGGTTGAAAGTGTAAAACGGCTGCTCCACGCCACAAAAAACTTTATGAATGATTGGGAGATTCCAACTCAAAACTGTGTTTTAGCTCATGTTACGACTCAGATGAAAGCCATTGAACAAGGAGCACCAGCGGATATGATTTTCCAAAGTATCGCTGGAACAGAAGCCGCTAACCGTTCATTTGGAATCAGTGCAGCCTTACTAGAAGAGGCAAATCAATTAGCTAAGAGTCACGGAACAGGAACAGGGCCTCAGTGCTTATATTTTGAAACAGGACAAGGTTCCGAGCTATCAGCTGAAGCGCACTTTGGAATGGATCAGCTAACGTTAGAGTCGCGTAACTATGGGTTTGCACGTCATTACGACCCTTACATTGTAAATACCGTGGTTGGCTTTATTGGACCCGAGTACTTATACAACAACAAGCAAGTTATTCGCGCAGGCTTAGAAGATCATTTTATGGCAAAGATGCATGGAATTCCAATGGGTGTAGATATTTGTTACACCAATCATATTAAAGCAGATCAAAATGATATTGAAGATCTAGGTGTATTGCTAACAGCTGCAGGCGTTAATTTTATTATCGCAACACCAATGGGTGATGATTGTATGCTTAACTACCAATCAATGAGCTACCATGATGTAGCGACTTTAAGGCAAACATTGGGGAAACAGCCTTCTCCTTTGTTTGCAGAGTGGCTCGAGAAAATGGGGATTTTTGAACAAGGGAAATTAAGTAAATATGCAGGAGATCCAAGTATTTTTACAAGGTAG
- the eutC gene encoding ethanolamine ammonia-lyase subunit EutC encodes MNPELIEKITRSIVEKLEKQSCFEQSFPTDDRQSSVTFWDHTSSANKKVINGPLAEVVEDDSVKELIKFPNIQENNLTSLPESKMAIQQEEDIESKQQVSGIKNPVNQEELDTLIQKTPARIGIGRAGLRPRTETWLKFRYDHAAAVDAVYGNVNDDLLKRLNLFKVNTQVKDKEVYIRRPDYGRKLSDEAKKCIQEKCTKSPTVQIIVSDGLSSKAIEENVEDVYLSLQQSLKSADLDVGIPFYIEKGRVAVMDDIGELLTPKVVVLLIGERPGLISAESLSAYLCYEPRKGMIEAERMVVSNIHKGGIPPVEAGAYLGTLVQKILKYEASGVSLVQKEQ; translated from the coding sequence ATGAATCCTGAATTGATTGAAAAAATTACACGATCCATTGTCGAAAAGCTAGAAAAACAATCTTGTTTCGAACAAAGCTTTCCTACTGACGATCGTCAAAGCAGCGTAACTTTCTGGGATCATACATCCAGTGCAAATAAGAAAGTAATTAATGGTCCTCTAGCTGAAGTAGTAGAAGATGATTCGGTAAAGGAATTAATTAAATTTCCGAATATTCAAGAAAATAATTTAACATCTCTGCCTGAAAGTAAAATGGCTATTCAACAGGAAGAAGATATTGAATCAAAACAGCAGGTGTCTGGTATTAAAAATCCAGTGAATCAAGAAGAATTAGACACATTGATTCAGAAAACACCTGCTCGAATCGGGATTGGCAGAGCAGGCTTGCGTCCACGAACAGAGACATGGCTGAAATTCCGCTATGACCATGCAGCAGCCGTTGACGCTGTGTATGGCAATGTGAACGACGACCTTTTAAAACGATTGAATTTATTTAAAGTAAATACTCAGGTAAAAGATAAAGAAGTGTACATTCGCCGACCGGATTATGGACGAAAGCTATCAGATGAAGCAAAAAAGTGCATTCAAGAAAAATGTACCAAATCACCAACTGTTCAAATTATTGTTTCTGACGGTTTAAGCTCCAAAGCCATTGAGGAAAATGTGGAAGATGTTTATTTATCTCTTCAACAATCCTTAAAAAGCGCAGATTTAGATGTAGGCATTCCATTTTACATAGAAAAAGGCCGGGTTGCTGTAATGGATGACATCGGAGAACTTCTGACGCCAAAAGTGGTGGTGCTTTTGATTGGAGAACGCCCAGGACTTATAAGTGCAGAATCTTTAAGTGCCTATTTATGCTATGAACCGAGAAAAGGAATGATCGAAGCTGAGAGAATGGTGGTTTCCAATATTCATAAAGGCGGTATTCCTCCAGTTGAAGCGGGTGCTTATCTCGGTACATTGGTTCAAAAAATTTTAAAATATGAAGCTAGCGGAGTATCGCTTGTTCAAAAAGAACAATAG
- the eutM gene encoding ethanolamine utilization microcompartment protein EutM, with the protein MARELTALGMIETKGLVASVEAADAMVKAANVHLVGKVHVGGGIVTVLVRGDVGAVKAATDSGAAAAQRVGELISVHVIPRPHNELESILPKIDSEL; encoded by the coding sequence ATGGCAAGAGAACTAACAGCATTAGGAATGATTGAAACAAAAGGATTAGTAGCATCAGTAGAGGCAGCAGACGCAATGGTAAAAGCAGCAAACGTACATTTAGTTGGTAAAGTGCACGTAGGTGGAGGAATTGTAACGGTTTTAGTACGCGGTGACGTAGGCGCGGTAAAAGCAGCAACAGATTCTGGTGCGGCGGCTGCACAGCGCGTTGGAGAACTTATTTCCGTTCATGTTATCCCACGCCCACACAATGAATTAGAAAGTATTTTACCAAAAATTGATAGTGAACTATAA
- a CDS encoding EutN/CcmL family microcompartment protein, whose translation MKIGTVIGNVWATRKEDNLRGLKFLVVQPELLNKSNKDSSFIAVDRIGAGIGDKVMVTQGSAAAHMASDTPLPIDAIIIGIIDSVDIERGGENG comes from the coding sequence ATGAAAATAGGGACAGTAATTGGCAACGTCTGGGCAACAAGAAAAGAAGATAATTTACGCGGTTTAAAGTTTTTAGTTGTTCAACCTGAACTTTTAAATAAATCGAATAAAGACTCTTCTTTTATTGCAGTTGATCGTATTGGAGCCGGGATTGGTGATAAGGTAATGGTTACTCAAGGAAGTGCTGCAGCACATATGGCATCCGACACTCCATTACCCATTGATGCAATTATTATCGGGATTATAGACTCTGTTGATATAGAAAGAGGTGGAGAGAATGGCTAA
- a CDS encoding ring-cleaving dioxygenase — protein sequence MSKKTAGIHHITAIVGHPQENVDFYAGVLGLRLVKQTVNFDDPGTYHLYFGNEGGKPGTIITFFPWANARQGKIGDGQVGVTSYVVPKGAMDFWEQRLAKFGVPATKMERFGEQYLEFDDPHGLHLEIVEREEGEKNTWQVGEIKPDVAIKGFGGATLLSVKPHETAQLLEEVMGLTKIGEEGDFIRFQSSAEIGNVIDLKLTTVGRGQMGVGTVHHIAWRAKDDEDQLEWQKYVADSGYGVTAVRDRNYFNAIYFKEHGEILFEIATDPPGFAHDESIETMGEKLMLPEQYEIHRDKIEGNLIPFEVRELD from the coding sequence ATGAGTAAAAAAACAGCGGGTATTCATCATATCACGGCGATTGTAGGTCATCCTCAGGAAAATGTTGATTTCTATGCAGGTGTGTTAGGGTTACGTTTGGTCAAACAAACGGTAAACTTTGATGATCCAGGAACGTATCACCTTTACTTTGGAAATGAAGGCGGAAAACCTGGAACGATTATCACATTCTTCCCGTGGGCAAATGCAAGACAAGGAAAAATAGGTGACGGGCAAGTTGGCGTAACTTCTTATGTGGTTCCAAAAGGTGCGATGGACTTTTGGGAACAGCGATTAGCTAAGTTTGGGGTTCCAGCTACAAAGATGGAGCGATTTGGAGAACAGTACTTAGAGTTTGACGACCCTCATGGTTTGCATCTAGAGATTGTTGAAAGAGAAGAAGGCGAAAAGAACACGTGGCAAGTCGGTGAAATTAAACCTGATGTTGCTATTAAAGGATTCGGAGGCGCCACGTTACTATCTGTTAAGCCTCATGAAACAGCTCAATTATTAGAAGAAGTAATGGGGCTAACAAAGATAGGCGAAGAAGGCGATTTTATACGTTTTCAATCATCAGCTGAAATTGGAAATGTGATCGATTTAAAATTAACAACAGTTGGACGCGGGCAAATGGGTGTTGGAACGGTTCACCATATTGCATGGCGAGCGAAAGATGATGAAGATCAGTTAGAGTGGCAGAAATACGTAGCCGACAGCGGATACGGAGTGACGGCTGTTCGAGATCGAAATTACTTTAATGCGATTTATTTTAAAGAGCACGGAGAAATTCTATTTGAAATTGCAACAGACCCTCCAGGTTTTGCTCATGATGAGTCAATCGAAACAATGGGAGAAAAACTCATGCTGCCTGAACAGTATGAAATCCATCGAGATAAAATTGAAGGAAATTTAATTCCTTTTGAAGTGAGAGAATTAGATTAG
- a CDS encoding EutP/PduV family microcompartment system protein, with amino-acid sequence MQKKNRAMLIGSIGAGKSTLTNALLGKSVEAVKTQALIYYDWIVDTPGEYVENPFFYKNIMATAFEVTHVLYLQDATKKKTVFPPNFSTGINKLAIGVITKSDAEGADVSLAIKKAKQVVVNGPIVVTSSRNKEGLEEVRALVQCQSLQEMKECSDNWKSKYIIF; translated from the coding sequence ATGCAAAAAAAAAACAGAGCCATGCTCATTGGCTCAATTGGGGCCGGCAAATCAACATTAACAAATGCTCTGCTTGGAAAGTCGGTGGAGGCAGTTAAAACTCAAGCTTTAATCTACTATGATTGGATCGTTGATACACCAGGAGAGTATGTTGAAAACCCTTTTTTTTATAAAAATATTATGGCAACCGCCTTTGAAGTTACACATGTGTTATACCTGCAGGACGCCACAAAGAAAAAGACAGTCTTTCCACCCAATTTTAGTACAGGCATCAATAAGTTAGCTATTGGGGTCATTACAAAAAGTGATGCGGAAGGTGCTGATGTAAGCTTAGCTATTAAAAAAGCAAAACAAGTAGTTGTAAATGGGCCTATTGTTGTCACTTCTTCCCGCAATAAAGAAGGGCTTGAAGAGGTTCGAGCTTTGGTACAGTGTCAGTCTTTACAAGAGATGAAAGAGTGTAGTGATAACTGGAAATCGAAATATATTATTTTTTAA
- the mdh gene encoding malate dehydrogenase, producing the protein MAFKRKKIAVIGAGFTGATAALMMAQKELGDVVLVDIPSQTNPTKGKALDMLEASPVQGFDANIKGTSSYEDIQDADLVLITAGLPRKPGMSRDDLVSTNAKIMKEVSENVKKHAPNSYIIVLSNPVDAMTYVCYKTTGFPKNRVIGQSGVLDTARFNTFVAQELNISVEDVSGFVLGGHGDDMVPLVRYSYAGGIPLDKIISPERIEAIVERTRKGGGEIVNLLGNGSAYYAPAASMVQMAEAILKDKKRILPSVAYLEGEYGCNNLYLGVPTILGGDGIEHIIELPLTEKENEGLKRSIESVQSVMAILESSEVFS; encoded by the coding sequence ATGGCATTTAAGCGTAAAAAAATAGCTGTAATCGGAGCGGGATTTACAGGGGCCACTGCAGCATTAATGATGGCGCAAAAAGAACTTGGAGACGTAGTATTAGTTGATATTCCTTCCCAGACTAACCCAACCAAAGGAAAAGCACTTGATATGTTAGAGGCAAGCCCGGTTCAAGGGTTTGATGCTAATATCAAGGGAACATCTAGCTATGAGGACATTCAGGATGCAGATCTAGTATTAATTACTGCAGGACTTCCAAGAAAACCGGGAATGAGTCGTGACGACCTAGTCTCAACAAACGCAAAAATTATGAAAGAAGTATCGGAAAATGTAAAAAAACACGCACCAAATAGTTATATTATTGTGCTGAGTAATCCAGTCGATGCAATGACATACGTTTGTTATAAAACTACTGGGTTCCCTAAGAATAGAGTAATAGGTCAATCTGGTGTATTAGATACAGCCCGCTTTAATACATTTGTGGCTCAAGAATTAAATATCTCTGTTGAAGATGTATCAGGATTTGTTTTAGGCGGCCATGGAGATGATATGGTACCATTAGTTCGTTATTCGTATGCCGGAGGAATTCCACTTGATAAAATCATTTCACCTGAACGTATAGAAGCTATTGTAGAGCGAACACGCAAAGGTGGAGGAGAAATCGTTAACCTGCTTGGAAATGGAAGTGCCTATTATGCTCCTGCTGCTTCTATGGTTCAAATGGCAGAAGCGATCCTAAAGGATAAGAAGCGAATTCTCCCTTCCGTAGCTTATCTAGAAGGTGAGTATGGCTGTAATAATCTTTACTTAGGTGTACCAACAATCCTAGGGGGAGATGGAATTGAACATATCATTGAACTTCCTTTAACGGAAAAGGAAAATGAAGGGCTAAAACGTTCAATCGAATCCGTACAAAGTGTTATGGCTATCTTAGAATCATCAGAAGTATTCAGCTAA
- a CDS encoding ethanolamine ammonia-lyase reactivating factor EutA: MKQYEPLKEEIISAGIDIGTSTTKIVLSQFSLMNMAGGTHLPRIEIIDKEIIHRSPIYRTPLLTSTTVDIEAIEKLVRDEYDKANVGSEDIKTGAVIITGETATKQNAEEMIHHLSNHAGEFLVATAGPDLEGIIAAKGSGAYQYSKKTSKTIANVDVGGGTANVAVYRMGRLCGTCTLHIGGRLIEFSEDKISSISPPVRNLLKEWNSTLATGDVLVEEEVKKITNYMADVISRMLTRTMTAEDKVLLLGHEPNWKEEIDVIMFSGGISECLYRYESKGFEQAPYHDIGMMLADSLRDSQSLKGWSWIQPDETVRATVLGAGTQTTEISGATIQVETKDLPVRNVPVYQISFKDGFQKSVHHLKDAVKDAIEIHDPQQEGQNFALYLSGLPYVGFRDIQQLAKGLLEAVKQKNKTDQPLIIVLESDHAKVLGQTLVAQDSSQSIICIDQIKVEHGDYLDIGQLLQTSVVPVVVKTLTFHS; the protein is encoded by the coding sequence ATGAAACAATACGAACCGCTAAAAGAGGAGATTATCAGCGCAGGAATTGATATAGGAACAAGCACAACCAAAATTGTGTTAAGCCAATTTTCTCTGATGAATATGGCAGGAGGAACACACTTGCCGCGTATTGAGATTATTGATAAAGAAATTATTCATCGCAGCCCAATTTATCGAACACCACTTCTCACATCAACAACAGTCGATATTGAAGCAATAGAGAAGCTTGTTAGAGATGAGTATGATAAAGCAAACGTTGGTTCTGAAGATATTAAAACAGGTGCAGTGATTATTACAGGTGAAACAGCAACTAAGCAAAATGCGGAAGAAATGATTCACCATCTTTCAAATCATGCCGGTGAGTTTTTAGTAGCAACTGCAGGCCCCGATCTAGAGGGGATTATTGCTGCAAAAGGATCAGGAGCTTACCAATACTCTAAAAAAACGAGCAAAACTATTGCCAATGTAGATGTTGGTGGAGGAACCGCTAATGTAGCAGTTTATCGAATGGGAAGGCTGTGTGGAACCTGCACACTACATATAGGCGGAAGGTTGATAGAGTTTTCGGAAGATAAAATCAGCAGCATTTCGCCACCCGTTAGAAACCTATTAAAAGAATGGAATAGTACTCTTGCAACAGGTGATGTACTGGTGGAAGAAGAGGTAAAGAAAATAACAAATTATATGGCTGATGTGATTAGTCGAATGCTAACACGTACCATGACAGCAGAAGACAAGGTACTACTTTTAGGTCATGAACCGAATTGGAAAGAAGAAATTGATGTCATTATGTTTTCTGGTGGAATCAGTGAGTGCCTCTATCGATATGAGTCTAAAGGTTTTGAACAAGCTCCTTACCACGACATAGGAATGATGCTTGCGGACTCTTTAAGAGATAGTCAGAGTTTGAAAGGATGGTCATGGATTCAGCCTGATGAAACCGTTCGCGCAACTGTTCTTGGTGCTGGTACACAAACGACTGAAATCAGTGGAGCCACGATTCAAGTAGAAACCAAAGATTTACCTGTACGAAATGTACCTGTTTATCAAATTTCTTTTAAGGATGGGTTTCAAAAAAGTGTTCATCACTTAAAGGATGCTGTAAAAGATGCAATTGAGATACATGACCCACAACAGGAGGGACAAAATTTTGCCTTGTACTTATCTGGGCTTCCATACGTAGGATTTCGAGATATTCAACAATTGGCAAAAGGTCTGCTAGAAGCAGTGAAACAAAAAAACAAAACAGATCAGCCGCTGATTATTGTTCTTGAGAGCGATCATGCCAAGGTATTGGGCCAAACGCTTGTTGCCCAAGATTCGTCGCAAAGCATTATTTGTATTGATCAAATTAAGGTGGAACACGGTGACTACTTAGATATTGGCCAATTGCTACAAACAAGTGTGGTACCGGTAGTAGTCAAAACCCTTACGTTCCATTCATAA
- a CDS encoding DoxX family protein: MVSIGLLLIRLVIGLSFMAHGTQKLFGWFGGHGLKGTGGWFESIGMKPGVRMALMAGLSELVGGALFAAGLLTPLGALLIAGTMVMAIVKVHGPNGYWATQNGYEYNLTLLVVAIGVAIAGPGYYAIDTFIF, encoded by the coding sequence ATGGTGAGCATTGGTTTATTATTAATACGTTTAGTCATTGGATTATCTTTTATGGCCCATGGAACTCAGAAATTATTCGGATGGTTTGGCGGCCACGGATTAAAAGGAACGGGCGGGTGGTTTGAATCCATCGGAATGAAACCAGGTGTTAGAATGGCTTTAATGGCTGGCTTATCAGAACTGGTAGGCGGGGCTTTGTTTGCTGCAGGACTTCTTACACCGCTAGGAGCGCTTTTGATTGCGGGAACAATGGTAATGGCTATTGTGAAAGTACACGGTCCAAATGGATACTGGGCAACACAAAATGGGTATGAATATAATCTTACGCTTTTAGTTGTAGCGATTGGTGTAGCAATTGCTGGACCAGGTTATTATGCGATAGACACTTTTATTTTCTAA
- the eutL gene encoding ethanolamine utilization microcompartment protein EutL — MALTRIHADILAVRVIPNVDDALVQQFNLQPYHRSLAMFTSSIDDVGYTALDEATKRADVEVAYARSFYAGAAHASGPLSGEMIGVLAGPSPDEVKAGIEAVLQVTKSDAYFEALDEEKNHALYAHVVARTGSYLSKEAGIDIGEPLAYLIAPPLEAMYGLDVALKAADVELVKFFGPPSETNFGGGFLTGSQSACQAAADAFRQAILDIARNPVHY, encoded by the coding sequence GTGGCTTTAACACGTATCCATGCTGACATTTTAGCTGTTCGTGTGATTCCAAATGTGGATGACGCCTTAGTTCAACAGTTTAACTTGCAGCCTTACCATAGAAGTTTAGCCATGTTTACATCAAGTATTGATGACGTGGGCTATACAGCTTTAGATGAAGCCACTAAAAGAGCAGACGTTGAGGTAGCTTATGCCCGTTCCTTTTATGCTGGCGCTGCCCATGCGTCAGGTCCGCTATCAGGTGAAATGATTGGGGTATTAGCGGGTCCAAGCCCAGATGAAGTTAAAGCTGGCATTGAGGCTGTTTTACAAGTGACAAAATCCGATGCTTATTTTGAAGCGTTAGATGAAGAGAAAAATCACGCGCTGTATGCACATGTGGTGGCAAGGACAGGTTCTTACCTTTCTAAAGAAGCAGGAATCGATATTGGCGAACCACTAGCTTATTTAATTGCCCCTCCACTAGAGGCTATGTATGGACTTGATGTAGCGCTTAAAGCAGCTGATGTAGAACTTGTGAAATTTTTTGGCCCTCCTTCTGAAACAAATTTTGGCGGTGGGTTTTTAACAGGGTCTCAATCAGCCTGTCAAGCAGCTGCTGATGCGTTTCGCCAGGCTATTTTAGACATTGCAAGAAATCCAGTTCATTATTAA
- a CDS encoding acetaldehyde dehydrogenase (acetylating) gives MQFDQDLQSLQEMRDAVEKAKAAQQVYLNFSQEQVDRIVERVAEAAYSKALELAKMAVEETRMGVVEHKKIKNEVGSRAVYESIKNEKTVGIVHEDKANKVVEVASPFGVVAGIIPTTNPTSTAIFKTLISLKTRNALVVSPHPRAMNCTVEALKICSRAAVEAGAPEGLIGWISNPSMAATNELMKHKDVNLILATGGSGLVRAAYSSGKPAYGVGPGNVPVYIEKTAKVDQAVKMIVDSKTFDNGTICATEQAIVVDLNIQQMAIRELKNNGAYFLNSEEKAKMEKVISPIPKKLNPNIVGQSAVKIAEMAGITVPSDTRILVAEETKVAKDVPFSIEKLAPIFPLYTAKNDEQARELCLSLLNLGGRGHSLSLHTNDDAVAKTFALEMPVSRLMVNTLSSVGAVGGTTGLKPSFTLGCGSFGGNITSDNVTARHLLNIKRMAYGTKEVTIPKPSVSFTSASSDTKDHQDVQEIVNEVMNQLKPQGPIDSAAISEMVNQALQKYQTN, from the coding sequence ATGCAGTTTGATCAAGATCTTCAATCTTTACAAGAGATGCGAGATGCAGTGGAAAAGGCAAAAGCCGCACAGCAGGTATACTTGAATTTTTCACAAGAGCAAGTAGATCGCATTGTTGAACGAGTGGCCGAAGCAGCCTATTCTAAAGCGTTAGAACTAGCGAAAATGGCAGTGGAAGAAACGCGAATGGGTGTTGTAGAACATAAGAAAATCAAAAATGAGGTAGGATCTAGAGCTGTTTATGAATCAATTAAAAATGAAAAAACAGTAGGTATTGTTCACGAAGATAAAGCGAACAAAGTGGTAGAAGTCGCCTCTCCTTTTGGAGTTGTTGCTGGAATTATTCCTACAACTAACCCAACTTCAACGGCTATCTTCAAGACATTAATTAGTTTAAAAACTAGAAATGCTTTAGTGGTCAGTCCTCATCCTCGGGCAATGAATTGTACAGTGGAAGCGCTTAAAATTTGTTCCCGTGCAGCAGTTGAAGCAGGAGCTCCAGAAGGGCTTATTGGGTGGATTTCCAATCCTTCTATGGCAGCAACCAATGAATTAATGAAGCATAAAGATGTGAACTTAATTTTAGCAACAGGTGGAAGTGGCCTCGTTCGCGCAGCGTATAGTTCTGGGAAACCAGCTTATGGTGTAGGTCCAGGAAATGTACCTGTATATATTGAAAAGACTGCGAAGGTTGACCAAGCAGTAAAAATGATTGTCGATAGCAAAACGTTCGACAACGGCACGATCTGTGCAACCGAGCAAGCGATTGTTGTCGACCTCAATATTCAACAAATGGCTATTAGAGAATTAAAGAATAATGGAGCCTACTTCTTAAATTCAGAAGAGAAAGCCAAGATGGAAAAAGTGATTTCACCCATTCCAAAGAAGCTTAACCCAAATATTGTTGGTCAAAGTGCTGTGAAAATTGCTGAAATGGCAGGTATTACAGTACCTTCTGATACACGCATCTTAGTTGCTGAAGAAACAAAGGTGGCAAAGGATGTACCATTTTCGATTGAAAAGCTAGCACCTATCTTCCCATTGTATACAGCTAAGAACGACGAACAAGCAAGGGAATTATGTTTAAGCTTATTAAATCTTGGAGGAAGAGGTCACAGCTTATCGCTTCATACAAACGATGATGCTGTAGCTAAAACGTTTGCTCTTGAAATGCCGGTCTCAAGACTGATGGTTAACACACTCTCGTCAGTTGGAGCTGTGGGTGGTACGACGGGACTTAAGCCTTCCTTTACACTAGGATGTGGTTCGTTCGGAGGTAACATTACGTCAGACAATGTGACCGCTCGACATTTATTAAATATTAAGCGAATGGCTTATGGTACAAAAGAGGTGACAATTCCAAAACCATCCGTATCTTTTACCTCTGCTTCCTCAGATACAAAAGATCATCAAGACGTACAGGAAATTGTCAACGAAGTTATGAATCAATTAAAACCACAGGGACCAATTGATTCGGCAGCAATTTCTGAAATGGTTAATCAAGCACTTCAAAAATATCAAACAAACTAA